A window of Plasmodium malariae genome assembly, chromosome: 12 genomic DNA:
TTActcatatgcatataaacaTTGACTTATGATTTTGCTAATTTATTATGAATGCattaatatgtaatttttctcATTACAAAATTAACTACTTgacagtttttttttttttttttttttctactgtTATATCTTTGTAAAAAGTTGTTTGCTATGAACTTcgtttttcataaatatatggatatatagGTAGagatatatacgtatatatgcatatatacatatatgtatactaaCGTATAACTTTTTGTTTCCAATTAATGCATAACACGGAAGAacacaaatatattgtaaaaaaacatatcGCTCCTACAATGAtgaagtataaatatatacattacatatgtacatattttttttcattgtatgGAAATGTAAAagtttattacatttatatatttcttttttcgtcATTTCTTGAGTGTTTCAGTTAAATGTAAGAATATACTTGTGCAGCTTCTAAACGCAACATTGTACATAACATGTTGCATATTAATTGCAGTAACAAATactattaaaaacaaaattatatacttttaaaaatatgaaataacagtttttcattttttatataaatgtaaagtttccataattttttatttttttaaatgttcgcgcattatttataaaagtaaaaagataatacattattatataaaaacacaAACAACagttacaaaaaataaattaaaagaaatagtttttcttattatttatgcattcatctatttgtttatttatttgtttatttatttatttattttgttaacaaaaaccaaaaatttaataggttcatatgtttaatatacaaatgttttaaaaaaaagaaaaagaaaaaaaatgttatttcaTTTGATTCTTATATAGTTTCTTCACTTCTTAAATATTCTCCAATATCACCCTGTAAAATGCGgaaatacatacatagatAAATGATAAACACACAAATTACGAGGAGAAAAATAGGTacgtacttatatatatatatatgtacatacatattacatatttatatatataatatatgtgtcAATGGGGTAAAAAGCAGTCCGTTTAGGACATTGACAAGACTCACTTAGCAtgagtataataaaataaagagtCGCATAATTTCATGCCAATAGAGGAAAGAAAATACCTgatgaattaatataatgtccataacatttaaaattttgatgTCCTGTGTATTTCTCATAGATACACCAAATCCTATTGGATTATCGTTCATTGATAAAACCATTACACcatctcctttttttatattgtcacttatttttaataaatgactCTGCAAAAATTGAAGCGCAAAAAATGTActtacgtatatacatatgcatatatatatacacattcaCATAATTGATGCAAACAACAGATACCCCTATGTGTgatggaataaaaataataaaaaatgttacaaTACATTCATATggttttctctttttttgtCCTAACTTTAATGACATTGTTTCCAAATAAAAAGCTTTTTTCTCCGGATTCCTTTAACCAAATTTTATGAATGCAAAATTCGCTTAAAAGAGATAAGgaagtaatttttaaaaaaaaattatttgcttTCGTAAATTTTCCAAGGCATGTTCCCAAGGACATCtaaattaaggaaaaaaaaaaaaaaaaaaaaaaaaaacctcaaataaaaagcatatttattaacattattcgttcaaatttttttattaatgaaagaggaataaatttttattaccaatgagtttttatttatggaTTTGGCTTGCTTAGCTATGTCCGCCCTGAAAAAATATCAAGAAAAGTTTGTTATTCATAAGCAAAATGCATTgtattatgaatatacatacgcctatatatgtatatacatatgtaaatacataggtacataaatatacatatatatatatacgaattTAAGTATGCCTCTTCaagttaatttaaaaataccgAATAAAGTAAACGTTTAATTTGTGTAACCTTAAAACATATTCTTCATTATTGTAAGACAACATACTTAACAAATTATTCCCTAagctgtaaaaaaaaaaaataaatataaaaaaatttacaaaaatataaatatatatattctcctCATTTTCtcatttcaaaaaatatattaaaggccaataaaattttaatcatggtattatttttatataagttaCAATTTCGAAAGCTTTTTAAAAACTAGCATAGTTTCTTGGTCATTTAACGGcctcatttttattaatattcgttttatatatctttaataatagaaaaaaaaaaaaaaaaaaaaaaaagcattgaTTTTAATTATGTAGAAGCATTattaaaggtaaaaaaaaaaaaggcaaaaaaaaaaaactatacaTAAGTAGCCtgtatatagaaataatatatccttttttactGCTTTACTTATTATGACACGAACCCAATATTGtacttaaaatttatacatttacaaCTAAAGTGATGTTAGGTTCTTTGGTGCGGTagattaaattttattcttctaTTTGGCGCTCATTAAGTTATTTTGACAcagatttattaaaaataatatgtactATTCTTCCTGAACAtgccatattttttttttttttttttacagaatagagtaaaaattatgaacaagcAATAAGCTAactttttctaaatataaaaaaaaaaaaaattactactTCGTTTTTACATTAATCGGAAGAAAATAGATAATCCAACATacgtaaaaaaatgtatatatatatatatatatatatatatatatatatttttttttttttttttttttttctgtaaacCCAtagaatattcttttttacaaTACTTTTTCGCTGAAGCAccattaattattttttaaaatcacacaaaaaatgtatataatattatatagaatGTATCTGTAGAAAAGTAGTACATTTCATAAGgtaacaaaagaaaatataataataggaaTTATAACTGTATGCTTATGcatataagtataattatatattaactacacgaaatatttgttttaaggTATTAAcagataatttaaaacacgctgcataatataaatttggggacgaatttgttatatatatatgcatacttctataaaatataagtaaagtGTGCACAATTTGAATTCTTAAAACAGAATTACCTATTCGTAATgtatttgcttttttttagcatataataatttaaaaattataaaaaacaaaaatagttTCCCTTCTTTTAGAAAGACAGTTTACGTTTATTGTTcctaatataataaaataaggtgaatttatatatacagttCTTTTGGAGAAAATAAGAGATAAACGCATTTgcttatgtattttttctttttacttgTAATAAAGGATTCTTGCAatgttttacatttttatccCAGAAAATTTCACAATAATTtctatatgtatgtatatgtgtaaatacatatatgcttatatatgtagACATTTTGCCTTGCTTTtagatattattatttccttcAAAAAAGTTCCGAATTAAAGGGGAAAATATTTCCCTTTCTTTTTAGAGAAGCGCTTTTACGTTTTTAGACATTTACCTTTATaattaagatatatatatattaatatatatatatacatatgtatgtttagaaataaaatgaaaaaaagagaaggaattatttttttatgaagttcaaaataatataattttttttgttaaaaactcgctgcaataaaaataaactgGGTTTATGTAGTACTTATAGAGACTGGCGAAAAAttccttttcctttatcCCTTATCCGTtatcctttttccttttttttttttcttttctattttatttaatataaatcttTTGTCATGTAATAAGCAAATTatcagaaaaaaaggaaaacaagtgagcataaatataaatgatctaatagataaataaaataaaagaaaaaaaagataatgaaacacagaaaaaaaaaaaatagagaataaattaaagaagaagaaaaaaagatataaacaAAAGTAACGTGAAACCCATGAAAGAAATAAGGTTAATGCTTACTTGATCGTATGTAAAACATCAAAACGAATGCGAAAACCAGTAGCGTTGATAATAATAAGTTAAGTACatctatgaaaaaattagaagaaaCAAATTTACACATGcgtatacacacacacacacacatgtttgtatgtatgtatacatgggtaaataatgaaataaataaagaaaaaatttcttaaaatataattcatttaacacacacacacaaaaaaaaaaaaaaaaaaaaaatggagaaCTACGAAAAGTTATTTGAAAGTATAGATTTAAAAGATGACaatgcatataatattataaaggaaagtgaagaaaaaaagataaaaaaaatattgtacaaATCAAAACATGATCCTAATTTATTACCAAGCTATTCAACTTTTAATCTAAGAGGGAAACGTTACAGCATTTCTAATGTAGCAGGTGAACTAGTTAAAAAAGTAGAGAAACAAAAGAAAGTAAAAGATTTACAAAATAGTtatgacaaaaaaatattaaaaaaaggagaaaaaaatcAAACGATACCATCTCTTAatgaaataagaaaaataaatccaactttattaacaattaaggaaaaaaaaaaaaaatataaagacgCTCTACCAGACAGACATGATATACCATTAATGAATTTAACAGCAGATGTTGATTATGTTTATGATAATGCTGTTCAAGTGATTAATACAAAACCtgttgttaaaaaaaaaaaggaaggaaAAATTCTCTTAGATGAAGACCCACTAACCAAAGAAGACTATGGTAAAATAAGTCCATatctaattaaaataaaaaatgaattaagagaaaaagaaagtttGAAGAAACAAGATATTAttgatgaagaaaaaatagctaaagaattagaattaaaaaaggagaatttATTGGTAgaacttaaaaataaatataatgaaatcaataaagaatatttaaagatATCCCATATTGTCGATATTAATTCGGTtaggaaattaaaaaaaaaggaaaattacgAAAAGGAACTAAATCAGTTAGAAAAggatatacaaaaattagaaaaaatgagTTACTAAATAGAGTGGATctcttcattttatatttcttttttctttttttttttaaccatcttatttttactattatttttatggaaAACGCAAGTAGAGCATTAATTCTGACTatcatttcatatattttttaacattcaccttatttttcatatgatAAGGTTCGTacaactctttttttttttttaaattaattatgtgtcttatgataaaatttaattgtatatacgttcatgataaaaaaagagaaaatcaataaattattaatttccattttccaacaaataattatatattatctatatatcagtaaatataaaaaggaaattaatgaaaaaatgggaaggtaaaaaaaagagtaaaaaaaaaaaaagttaaatatatgtacagaTGTATGTAgcaaaacaaacaaaattttattcttttttttcatttttttttaaatttaaattaataatattggaCCATTTATGTCCAGTGATTCTTTTCTCTTATTTTCATTTGCTTCATCATCTAAACAAATAAagaacatttatatatgtttattgtACTTTTGATCTAAAAAGAAGTTCACgaataaatgtgtatatgcTTGTTTGAAATTTTACCCATTTTTGTGTTCCCTAGGAATGGAGAACTTTTGCTTTCCTTTTCAGAGGAAGATCTTTCAACTTCCATTTCATTCTAATTAGTAAAaaagtgcatatatatatatatgttaatatataagtagatatatgtatatatgtatgtatatacatattcccaaataaatatttaaaaaaatgggaaGGAAAtgtatatagaaataatttGTTCTTCCAGTTGTATAAGCTCAATAAAagtttcatttattttacctCGTTGTTTTcatctattaaaaaaaaaaaaaaaattatattttttatataaattcatatactaacaaaaaaaaaaaaaaattataaaattatttgtaaaataatttataataaaattacttgaaatataaaattctttataatattttcgaAGCAAGGTAGTTCCTTCTTTCTGAATTTCTTAAAGTTGTAAAGAAACATACAGGTAGTGTGTAtacaaacacatatatatatttttataataaaagtttGTACATGTGCGCAAAAAGGggattatataaatttttgaattttcatTAGTAGCATATATGTTTGCTTCATAAAAATCCCTTTTATGcgtcattttatttttttttttccatttgaacctgatgttataaaaatttttaaattttcctttaattttGCTAATTCTTTTGCCGATACCTTCCACCTGACTCAGAAGAACGTTTAtgcttcatatattttttaggtTTGTCAATTTtgtgtttatatgtacaatgctttttgtattttatattactttattttatttttgatgtataatttacttttaaaaatttttatgtgtcttctgttatttataagtattttttattttatattttctctttttattcttatttaatttcaaggtttttttttttttttttttttttgtagttactaaagatttatattttgtttatttaattttactcaagaataattttaaatgatacaaattttatataagtcACCTTTGCAAAGGAAtcatttcataatttattaaaggaATATCGTATGTCTTTTTGAGGAGAAcgcttttattaaaaataaaaaagaaaagcagcaatagtattattttcatGATGCCCTTATTAATGAATAAgagaaattataatataatataatatttaaaattatacgaTACAAGGCTAAATGAgcaataaaattacaaaagaagaaaatatagtaaaataataaccCTTGGAAGTTATGAACTTTTATTacagaataatttatttaaatggtATGAGACTACATTTAATCGCTTTTTATGTTAATTCGTAATCATTTATTTGTCAACTCACATATACacgtaaaaatgtataaacgtaaaaatgtataaacgtaaaaatgtataaacgtaaaaatgtataaacgtaaaaatgtataaacgtaaaaatgtataaacgtaaaaatgtataaacgtaaaaaagtataaacgtaaaaaagtataaacgtaaaaaagtataaacgtaaatatgtataaatgtaaaaatgtataaacgtaaaaaagtataaacgtaaatatgtacaaatatacaaatgaATAAACATGTTTTTGTTGTGTTTAAAAAACACTTTCATATGATGTGTACATACACATTTTTATTCTGTCACaaaagttttatataatattcactgaaaaaaaaactttttccCCTTTGTGACCCAAGATATtcattgttttattttttctttttttttttttttttttttgataagaTAAATCCAAAGTTGAAAATGTATGAACCAACAactgtaaaatatatatgcacacacgtacatgtataaatattcatacatGCACGAATGCccaaattttattatatatattcgccGTTAAcgatacattttttattttttttataaaaaaacatgagTATGTCATATAAATagtgtttttttaaatttgtatcAACATTAATAAAgcaggggaaaaaaaaaattatgaacaaataagaattttgaaaaaaaaataaagataactATCTATTTACAAGTTTGACATTTTGGCCTTATACAACAGCACATAAAAGTATGCTATACAACTCTCGATATCAATATATAAAGCCAtcttttgcatatatataaaataggtAAAACTATATTGGctcgtatatatacatttgtatatatgagcttattaaaatatgcgACTTTAATTTCTGCTATATCATATATGTTTTCAGATAAACCGTTTTTAAGATTAAAATCCTTTtcataaacaaaaaaaaaaaaaaaaaaaaattatgaaataggataataattatatatatattattcttacaattttatcatttttactctttttttaatttcctttttttcacttttgaTCTTGTTTCGTCATTTCAGTTGAATACCTATTTTAAcaattgtaaataaaaaaaaaaaattataaattattaaataaataacacaCGAATTTGCaaagtattttatatttccacTTTACCGTTTCcctataattaataataattttttaacttgttGAAGGCttgaacaaatataaatattaatctatattatatatatttaagaaaagaGAACtgtaaaagaattataaataaaatatattagtaaagtaataattttttttttcttattatactttaataaatatactgTGGACCGAGATTAAGCATCTATAGTTGAAGTATACTCTGAAACCTTTCATAGAATTTTTTTAccttgaaaattttttacttaataaaactatttttttcttattgaaaaaaaaaaaaaaaaagttaagtagtataaaaacagaaaaaaataagctaACTAAttcagaaaaagaaaaaaaaaaaaagtgtatatattttaggtATGTAGAAAAATTCTGAACgagagcaaaaaaaaaaaaaaaaaaaaaaagttttgtgtgtaaaacattatatacaCTATTATTACGTAAACAGAATTTTTTGGaaagttaatataaaaacgtTCTTTTGAAATTGGTTTCCATCTATAAGTGTTTTAaaagactttttttttaatgaagtgtaaaacaaattaactaaaatataaagggtataatatatgaaaaaattgttttttttctacagtagaattttataaaaaaaaaggggaaaaaactTTATACACAGAAGTAGTAGaagaaattaattttagatttattaataaaaaaaaaaaaattatataaaatatatacgtatatacatatatatgtaaacacgAATTAGCTACTATTAATCAACAATGGTAATTTGGTTTAGTGTGTACCGTAAgcaaaatgttatatttcattttaaggattctaatgttttttaaattgacGTACATAATACTTTATTTACAATATCATTTTTGCCCcagtattataaattaaattatttataataaaacgtgtaaaaaaaagtcacctcaaaaaaaataataattcagtGTTAAGTTCCtcttattatgtatatatattttacatacataGTACACTTTTACTTTTGAGAAATTAactgtatatttaaaattaaaaaaaaaaaaaatgaaagtgtAATATTATGATGTTACATGATTTGTTAggatgaatataaaataaataaaagacaTTATATTCTCACtgaagaaaacaaaatattgattaaataaaaattatttcgcTCGTGCTTGTGttgtgtataaaaataataaaaatgaaactttatattttttacagttcatctaatattattctctccattttatttaatgcgTTTGGTTATTTAAAtcttacttttttctttttttttttttttttatttataaacttTTAGTCTTTTtgagtttttctttttacattatattaaGAGAAACTCGTTTCTACATGTTTTTTACAGATATTCTGATttcataaacatatatatatatatattcttttttatatgtacattaatatttacacatatataaaattatgtggtttttcttctttacaTTATAGAAGATTTGtagcatatattttatttgaatatatacacttaGAGCACatgtaattaatattatttaagcttataaaaataaatagatatatgtgcgaatatataaagatatatatttttcttcatttttcttgaaagttatatatttagtaatattttgttGTTTGTTAACTCATATTATGTTTACATGTTCATACCAATGTTTTATTAACACGAAAAAATGACtccttttgtatttttacctttttttttttttttttttttggtaattattttgaatatgctaaatttttaattttcattgtttaataaaaataaaaaataataaagccATTCACAATATTTTCTATTCATTTGtaatttaatatgtatatttaatgaaattcAAAATACGTGAATTTtagagaatataaaaaatgcacatttttttttatttttctgtttttaaGCTTTTATCGCTTTTGCTTGTATTTATCTGTAAATatctttaatttaaaaaaaaagaatatgtaAGTATATCTATTCCACAAAATAGCAAAaacgtttttttttatgtttattgtaaatatgcataataattatttttattgcagaaaatatgaattatataataatccatgtgtacatatttcTATAACTTATGTAATTGTAATACTAGAAAATCAGAAAGAACACATGTTTATTCAACAATATactcaaatatatattataattaatttttaaagcactaatttttttataatattttaaataaaaattaaattttttttttcctacatatataaatatacagcTTACATAATACgtatattgatatataaaaatatttacagttattttgcttatttttctttcttgtAAAGTTAAATTTTCGCacgtgtttatatatatatgtatatataataaaacagtttggtgaaagaaatatttactGTTCGTTccttatatatagtatatcttgaataagaaaaagaaaaaaaaaaaatgtgaactAGAATATAGATGCagagaaaaaaacaaaaataatatatagttttttttcctaCCGATAAGGAACACACTATCAatgttcattatatattgaatataaaaaatttaatataatatattcttaagtGTAATcttataaatttgtatatttttttgtacacgGATGTACAAacatatctatataataaattcatttcatattatgcgtatttatacatttttttgtattgtaggaatgaaaaaatatatattttcttttgtgcgtagtgaaatttttttttttttaaatatatgtatataaatatatatatatatgaacatatatcaataaatatagtatgttttttaataaattttttttgaaagaaaaagatgtTGAAAGTAGCAGAAAATTAAATGACTCATTGTACACTGTTAAATGATGaagtttcattttttgatatGTGTATTgtcatttaataattttgtgctttccatataattataatgacaggaataatttgtatataacaatttttatgaacagtttttttttggagggtgcataattttttcttttattaatatgtacctattatttatatatttacagcCTACCTAGctcaatttttaaaaatttatatatgtagattGGGGTTcttatttcttcattttaccaaaatattgatatacatgtatg
This region includes:
- the NIP7 gene encoding 60S ribosome subunit biogenesis protein NIP7, putative, which encodes MRPLNDQETMLVFKKLSKFLGNNLLSMLSYNNEEYVLRADIAKQAKSINKNSLMSLGTCLGKFTKANNFFLKITSLSLLSEFCIHKIWLKESGEKSFLFGNNVIKSHLLKISDNIKKGDGVMVLSMNDNPIGFGVSMRNTQDIKILNVMDIILIHQGDIGEYLRSEETI
- the PmUG01_12050300 gene encoding conserved Plasmodium protein, unknown function → MENYEKLFESIDLKDDNAYNIIKESEEKKIKKILYKSKHDPNLLPSYSTFNLRGKRYSISNVAGELVKKVEKQKKVKDLQNSYDKKILKKGEKNQTIPSLNEIRKINPTLLTIKEKKKKYKDALPDRHDIPLMNLTADVDYVYDNAVQVINTKPVVKKKKEGKILLDEDPLTKEDYGKISPYLIKIKNELREKESLKKQDIIDEEKIAKELELKKENLLVELKNKYNEINKEYLKISHIVDINSVRKLKKKENYEKELNQLEKDIQKLEKMSY
- the PmUG01_12050400 gene encoding conserved Plasmodium protein, unknown function; the encoded protein is MKIILLLLFFFIFNKSVLLKKTYDIPLINYEMIPLQRWKVSAKELAKLKENLKIFITSEIQKEGTTLLRKYYKEFYISNENNENEMEVERSSSEKESKSSPFLGNTKMANENKRKESLDINGPILLI